Proteins encoded within one genomic window of Eurosta solidaginis isolate ZX-2024a chromosome 1, ASM4086904v1, whole genome shotgun sequence:
- the LOC137238418 gene encoding uncharacterized protein isoform X3 gives MCDKTASDPDSTLFKYIHSENKDMVKEDAKKRSADGNYFKIPCKQELQEIDEEAQSLRRLLHDLCVQEQHQLDNETPLKSIDVTLLEDKMWDSTIVGDTTLQTSPLKMVRLLRPSTILEENYEDQSNSSLGGDDASSHISFQSAQKGSETSVTTSF, from the exons atgtgtgataaaacagcatccgatcctgacagtacactatttaagtacatacatagcgagaacaaggatatggttaaagaagatgctaaaaagcgcagcgccgatggaaactattttaaaatcccttgtaaacaag AACTACAAGAAATAGATGAAGAAGCACAATCACTGCGACGTCTATTGCATGACTTATGCGTACAGGAGCAGCATCAATTGGATAATGAAACTCCTTTAAAAAGTATTGATGTAACACTACTAGAAGATAAAATGTGGGACTCCACAATAGTGGGCGATACCACTTTACAAACTTCACCTTTGAAAATGGTGAGACTTCTCAGACCATCTACTATACTAGAGGAAAATTACGAAGATCAGTCTaatagttctttgggtggtgatgatgcatcatcacaCATAAGCTTTCAAAGCGCTCAAAAAGGCAGTGAAACTTCAGTGACAAcaagcttttaa
- the LOC137238418 gene encoding uncharacterized protein isoform X1, which produces MRKKNSVYQLDQMLIQIVRIAVIKIIKATTPAKEPVSCQRISLDLEEDLQTLLEARAAPHVANVDQHESNVAVSGNAMNKLFEMKDENKSNNANTIKRIPYNFSTKASCGETIFVCQQQRTSDESFWLWKKCVIKQHPILTVHYLSTYIARTRIWLKKMLKSAAPMETILKSLVNKNYKK; this is translated from the exons atgcggaagaaaaattcggtataccaactggaccaaatgttaatacaaattgtgcgcattgcggtgataaaaatcat aaaggctacaacgcctgctaaagagccggtatcttgccaacgcattagcttggatttagaggaggatctacaaactttgctagaagcacgcgcagctcctcatgtagcgaatgtggatcaacacgaaagtaacgttgctgttagcggaaatgcaatgaacaaactatttgaaatgaaggatgaaaataaatccaacaatgcaaacactataaagaggattccttataatttttcaactaagGCATCTTGTGGCGAAACTATATTCGTATGCCAACAGCAACGTACGTCTGATGAAAGTTTTtggctttggaaaaaatgtgtgataaaacagcatccgatcctgacagtacactatttaagtacatacatagcgagaacaaggatatggttaaagaagatgctaaaaagcgcagcgccgatggaaactattttaaaatcccttgtaaacaag AACTACAAGAAATAG
- the LOC137238418 gene encoding uncharacterized protein isoform X2 codes for MSGLEKFQANKAWRAKVKKLLVMQRKATTPAKEPVSCQRISLDLEEDLQTLLEARAAPHVANVDQHESNVAVSGNAMNKLFEMKDENKSNNANTIKRIPYNFSTKASCGETIFVCQQQRTSDESFWLWKKCVIKQHPILTVHYLSTYIARTRIWLKKMLKSAAPMETILKSLVNKNYKK; via the exons atgtctggattggaaaaatttcaagcaaataaagcttggcgtgcaaaagtcaagaaattacttgtcatgcaacg aaaggctacaacgcctgctaaagagccggtatcttgccaacgcattagcttggatttagaggaggatctacaaactttgctagaagcacgcgcagctcctcatgtagcgaatgtggatcaacacgaaagtaacgttgctgttagcggaaatgcaatgaacaaactatttgaaatgaaggatgaaaataaatccaacaatgcaaacactataaagaggattccttataatttttcaactaagGCATCTTGTGGCGAAACTATATTCGTATGCCAACAGCAACGTACGTCTGATGAAAGTTTTtggctttggaaaaaatgtgtgataaaacagcatccgatcctgacagtacactatttaagtacatacatagcgagaacaaggatatggttaaagaagatgctaaaaagcgcagcgccgatggaaactattttaaaatcccttgtaaacaag AACTACAAGAAATAG
- the LOC137238418 gene encoding tRNA (guanine(26)-N(2))-dimethyltransferase-like isoform X4, which translates to MRHNGVEHLIVPSEGDAMTLMYLSTSYEKRFDVIDLDPYDCPNRFLDGAIQSLTSWGSLLVTANDMTVLAGSTPEACNAKYSSVPLRMKCCHEMGLRILLHCIETHSNRYGKYIEPLLSISANFYIRVFVRMHSSQAKCKYSMRKQ; encoded by the exons atgcgacacaatggagtggaacatttaattgtgccaagcgaaggggatgcaat gactctcatgtacctttcaacttcatatgagaagcgtttcgatgttatagacctagatccttatgattgtccgaatcgctttctggatggcgctatacaatcactgacgAGTTGGGGTTCATTACTTGTAACTGCGAATGATATGACTGTGCTGGCAGGCAGTACGCCTGAAGCCTGCAATGCCAAATAtagttctgtgcctttgcgtatgaaatgctgccatgagatgggattgcgtatactattgcattgcattgaaacgcactctaatcgttatggaaaatatattgagccacttttgagcatttctgccaatttttatatacgcgtatttgtgcgtatgcatagtagtcaagcgaagtgtaaatatagcatgag gaaacaatga